The Gossypium hirsutum isolate 1008001.06 chromosome D02, Gossypium_hirsutum_v2.1, whole genome shotgun sequence region caaatcaactaatgcaaccacaacaaaaataaatagagacaccaatatttttacgtggaaaacccctctaaattaagggtaaaaaccacgggactttagagtccgataaagagctccactatcatcaaatgttcaactacaagatcacaatatcaagcctacaacaagcattcaactccgacaaggctaacaacatgtaatctttagcaaaagagagaaaaatgagagaacatcaccaaaaacgtagctgctgaaaaatgggtatttccgacgctacaagactcggatgaaaaatccgatcgtacaaagtcaagaacaccttatcacctagctgctgtccaaaaatcagctcaatcgaaccacggatggaccttcgatcgaagagttgatcactgctgcaccaagcttgaaaatctgatttttttattctctttctctctattttttctttagctCTCTGCTAAAATTTTTGCCCAACACCCGTTAAAAACCCAAAATGGCtttttttgacaaaaccaaagaagggacaaaacattatggcataaaatatgggtttcccacatagtgggacccatacccaacagaTATAAGCTATGGCCATTACCGCTGTCCTGCTTCTTGTTGCCGTTATATTGCTCATGTACATTGTGCAACTGATAAAGCAATTTGGGATGGAACAATTTTGCCGGAAGGCTATGATGAGAGGTCCGAGGAAGTGGTGGATGAACCTTGGAATTTGATTACTGATGTTGTTGAACAAATTCGTATTGGAGAGCTAATGGTAGCAAGTAAGATCAAGCATTCCTATCATGATCATAATTTAAGACTCACTCTTAGTGGGAAGACCAACGATGATGATAGTCAGTGCGATGGGTGCACGAGACCTATATCAACTCCTTTTTATAGTTGTGAGCAATGCAACTTCTTCATCCACAAAGATTGCGCTGAATTGCCTAAAGAAATGCCACACCCATTTCACAAGCATTTGCTTACTCTCTCAAACTCACACGATGAGTATGGCTATTCATACTGCGTTGCTTGCCGTCGTCGGTATCAAGGATTTGGGTACAGATGCTATAAACGAGGAGATTGCTTCTATTTCGGATTTGACATTCAATGTATGTTATTGTCGGACACCTTGAAGCACCCAAGTCATGAGCATTCACTCTTTCTTGTCCACAACAACGAGGGAGTGAGTTGCAGTGCTTGTTTCCAAAAACTATTCTCGTGGGAAGTTGCATATAGATGCATGAAGCGCTGTAATTTCAGTTTAGATGTAGGTTGTGCAACACTACCACTCACTGCTTGGTACAAGCATGACAGGCATCCTCTTACTTTGACTTTTTCTGATGATTCTGAGCCTTCTCAACTTTACTGCGATCTCTGCGAAAAAAGAAGAAAGCCAAATCGTTAGTTTTACTACTGTGCTGATTGTGATAACTCTCTTCATCTCAATTGTGTTATTGGGGATCTCCCATATATGAAGGTTGGgaacaaaattaaaatcaaaggtACAGGTCATCTACATCCACTCACTGTTGTGAAAAACATCTGGAATTGCCCTCCGTGTATGGTATGTGGTGAGGTTTGCAATGGACGGGCCCTAGAATGTAAAGAATCTGAATGCAATTTTACCGTCCATCGGTATTGCCTTTGGCATCTCGGGGGATTCATTTGAATGATATTCCACTCAAGTTTATGAAACAGAGAAGGCACAATATTAGAGATGTGTTGTGTTGTGTGGAAGGGTGTAGCAAATTTGGTAAAAATGGGTGATGGCTTTAGGTGTTGTATTCTGCATTATGTTATGTTTATGATAGTTGTTTGAGCAGTAGAAGATTGCGTTTGATGAAACATGATTTGGAACCACACATCTGTATCTTTCACTTATTCTATTTGATTCTTATCCTTTCAACTTTTATCTAAAATTAGTGATGAGATTGAAGAATTGGTTTctagtttgtcataagaaaatatttttattatctgaaccatgaaaatactaaaataatgaACATTATTAGAAAATCATTCCTCCATTCATAAAAATCTTAATATTAATAAAAGGTAATGGCTCGACAGGGTGGAATAGCCGAGctagaaaaaaaatactttagaTAGAAAATGAgttgaaatgaaaggaaaacaTAATACACCTGCTTCCTTCAATGTAATCAAATGGATTCCTACCTTAAGCATTCGATATACTGTCTTAGTTATCTCAGTTAAGAGGAGTCATGGAAAGAAGAGGCTCAAAATAATGATCAATTCCTTTTTCAAATCTTACTGCGGCTGCGTGAGCTCTAATTCTCGCGTGCCATAAATAACCCACGAATAGGAAGAATCCTAGAACAACATGAGAGGTAGCTAACTAACTACTCGGAGAGATATAAGTAACTACATTGATCTCGGTAGCTACGCCACCTACATTATTTAAAGACCCTAAAGGAGCATGCGTCGTATATTCCGAAAAACGCCGTTCTTGCCAAGGTTGAATGTCTTTTTTCAACCTACTCAAGTCCAAACCATTGGGACCTCTTAGATCTCAAAAACACATAGTTTCCCCTCCAAAAATGACTTTTCTGGTCGGGGAACGTGTTAGATATTTACCTAACCTAATAGGCCCTTGAGCAGATCCCACGTTAGCCCCAAGACTTTGGTCTCTACTAGAAAAGTAAATGCTTGAGCTTGAGAAGCTTCTGGTCTAGCGGGCCCGTAAAACTCACTAAATTAGTTGTTAGTAAACCTCTATCAATGATGATGTGATCCAATCACCAATCAACATGTGTAAAAAAATCACATATACAAACCACGTCGttatttgtataaaataattccaaatttaaaaaagaaatagagaaattaaaattatttttctgattttatgaatttatattagcatttatattaaaattaattgaaaaaaaagtaaaaagtattTCCCCACCCCATCTCTCTCCCCCCTTCTCCCCATCATTGCTCTTCCATCCCTCTCTCCCTCTCCCCTCCTAACCCTCTACCTTTATTAACCcttcaaatttattttcattaaaagaattatttctctcatttctttcttAAGACATTGATTCTTTGTCCCATAGTTGCCTTCAAATCCATCCACCAAATGCTTGGGAAGATGACCCTCAAGAAATAAATTTCAAGCCTGAAATTGGTGTTTTCCTTTTCAATGTATTGAATTTGTTTCCTTACAATAAGATCTTTTACAGTAAAGTCTAGCACAAGGGGAAGTGTTGAGCAAAATGGGATTAGGAcatttttattcttgatttaatGTTGTCCTGGTAGATGGAAGATGACAAAGTCTCCATTTGAAAATCAAAGGAATTTGAGATGCAAGTTGTCTTTGAAGAGGAAGAGGGAGGGGAGAGCGGTGGTGGgggaaagaaatattttttttaattatattaatattaatataaaattatcaaataaaaaaaagaagtttcTAATTTTTTGCTACGTGTCAACTGGTAATTGGGCCATTTGATGGCTGACTAACGGAGGACCAATACGGTAGATATTAGTTTACGTACTCAAATTGATGAAAACAGTGCTTAGATTCCCATTTGAGAAAACAAGTAGAGTTTagagaataaattttatattaagccTTCAATCTATAAACAGatttacttataatttatttaatttaattgaataacaTCGATTCAAATTAATTCTTAAATACATTTAACTTTTAATCCTTAgaattaaatccttaatttatGTATAGTTCAtatattaacaataaaatttaacttttaataaatattatattatgataCATTATCGATGTGGGTAAAAGaatatgtaaaattaaattttataaaaaaattaaaaaaacaaatgaaccTTTGGATTATATtccaatctaaaattttaaattttaataatttttgaatgGATATTAAACTAATTCATATCATCCAATCAATTAGGTAGATAggcttcttctttatctgttagTCTTTAGTAGTTTCTGGTTATGTATTTCACGAATGATGCATTTGTAATTAACTGGATTTGGTTATAGTTGTACTAATAAGATCGGTTCAACTaaaaattgatgatttgattGGTTTAATGGCCAATTCGATTGTTATAATATGAATCCAAAAtagtcaataaaatatttttaatttaggatAAATATACATTTTGATATTTGAACTTGATTTCAAAGTTCAAATTGGTActtaaagtttagggtttaaataggaggataatgcacttcaaccCACTCAAACCCACGCGattttaaactcttaaaaattaacaattcaatttaatttagttCTTTAACCTAAAACTTTGAAGTTTGGCTctcaataatttatattttatgctaatcatttttattaaaatattttaatttcgatTTTGTTTCTAACTGAGCAATCGAtcaattcaatccaatccaaAGATTTAAAAAACTCTTTTACGAATTAAAATAGAACCAAATTCTCTATAAAATcaacaaaatcaaattaattatgaATAATTTACTGCTCTACCTATGATTGAATTACTAAATAATATTGGCAAAaaatgctaaattttttttttgtaaatataattttaatattaattttttctttcactcgtggatatgataaaattcgCTATTTAAAACTGAAAGCGATCAATTTAgttttgaattttcaaaatgaaaataaatttatcggACCTATAACATACTCGACAAAACTAAAATTCACCCGTTGAATTGTTTTAGTCAGTTTGACCTGACTATTGCACACCTTAGTTTTGCTCCCGGAATGTATGTATACTGGTATCATTGGACTGGTATCAGTTTGAGAGCAAGCCACGAAATTTTCCGAAGAAAAGTGTCATCTCCTACTTCCTTCTTCCTCGTACTTTCTTCTgatgtttctttcttctttctttctttatttgctTAATTATATCTATATCTATGCTTAGAATTTTGAAAATTGGGCAAAGCATCAATATATTCCTTTCTTTATGAAGACCAAAACCAACACCCCAGAAAAGAATCTACTAACCATGAGGCCTGGATTAATTTGATGAAGCAATTTCACTTTTGTGCTTCTTCTTCTAAATAATTTCACAATATCTGAGAGTTGGAAAGAGAGAGAGATGGAAATTCAACATTTCGGCCACCACCATCCTTTGGTCTTCATCCAAGCTCACAGTGTTGCAAGCAAAGCAGCTCTTTGCCTTGTGTGTGAGAAACCTGTAGTGGGCTGGAGCTATGGCTGCAATCAATGTGAGTTTTATCTTCACAGGGGATGTGCTGAGTTAGAGTTAGCCCCCAAGATTCAGCATCCCTTCCACCCCAAACACCCTCTCACTCTTCTGCCAAAATCATCTTATTCTGGGTTTGGAATTTGCAATTTTTGTCTTAAGAAATTAGGgggatttttttataattgtaatgATTGTAGTTTCTATCTGCACATCAATTGTGCTTTGCTTCAATCATCCATTGCTGCAAATTTTCCTAATTCTTTGCACCCCCATCCTTTGttcttcattcaaaatcataacAACGAAGTCAAGTCTCATTGCTCCGGATGTCAGAAACCAATATCTGGTCAAATTTACCACTGTTCAGATTGCACATATGCTTATTTTAACCTTCATAAGGAATGTGCTGAACTACCCCTTGAGATTAATCACCCCTACGATCGTAGGCATCCTCTTACTCTCTTGCCACAACCGCCTACTCATCCCCCGAAATGTAGTTGCTATTTGTGCAGAATCCAATGGAAGGGGTTTGTTTATTCCTGCTCTCTATGCAACTTTGATCTTTCACTGGATGATTTTCCTTTTTCATCACCAACAATCACAGTTGCAAGTCATGAACACCCGTGGATGCTTGTATCTAGAAAAATGTCGTTTGTTTGTGATTTTTGTAATTGCATTTCATTGCCGCGCCACATCATGATAACACGACATCGTCACACGATTTCTCTTTCCTATTCTCTTCGACAAAATCAAGTTGAGGATTGGATGTGCAAAATTTGTTACGAGGAAGTTGATATAAGGTATGGCCATTACCGTTGTCCTGCTTCTCGTTGCCGTTATATTGCTCATGTACGTTGTGCAACTGATAAAGCAATTTGGGATGGAACAATTATGCCAGAAGGCTATGATGAGAGGTCCGAGGAAGTGGTGGATGAACCTTGGAATTTGATTACTGATGTTGTTGAGCAAATTCGTATTGGAGAGCTAATGGTTGCAAGTGAGATCAAGCATTCCTATCATGATCATAATTTAAGACTCACTTTTAGTGGGAAGACCAAAGATGATGATAGTGAGTGCGATGGGTGCACGAGACCTATATCAACTCCTTTTTATAGTTGTGAGCAATGCAGGTTCTTTCTCCACAAAGATTGTGCTGAATTGCCTAAAGAAATGCCACACCCATTTCACAGGCATTTGCTTACTCTCTCAAACTCACACGATAGGAATGGTTATTCAGTGTGCCGTGCTTACCGTCGGTATTATCAAGGATATAGGTACACATGCTAGAAAAGAGATTGCAGGTTCGGAATTGACATTCAATGTATGTTATTGTCGGACACCTTGAAGCACCCAAGTCATGAGCATTCACTTGTTCTTGTCCACAACAACGAGGGAACGAGTTGCAGTGCTTGTTTCAGAAATTTACTATCAATGGATGTTGCATATAGATGCATGAAGCGCTGTGATTTCAGTTTAGCTGTAGGTTGTGCATCACTACCACTCACTGCTTGGTACAAGTATGACAGGCATGCTCTTACTTTAACTTTTTCTGATGATTCTGAGCCTTCTCAACTTTACTGCGGTCTCTGCGAAAAAGAAAGAGAGCCAAATCGTTGGTTTTACTACTGTGCTGATTGTGATAACTCTCTTCATCTCAATTGTGCTATCGGGGATCTCCCAtatatgaagcttgggaacaAATTCAAAACTCATTGGCATAAACATCCATTCACTGTTGTGAAAAACATCTGGAATTGCCCTCCATGTAAGGTATGTGGTGAGGTTTGCAATGGGCAGGCCTTAGAATGTAAAGAATCTGAATGCAATTTTACCGTCCACTGGAATTGCCATCGGAGACTCCTGAGAATCATTTGAATGATATTCCACTCAAGTTTAAGAAACAGAGAAGGCACAATATGAGAGATGTGTGGTGTTGTTTGGAAGGGTGTAGGAGATTTGGTAAAAATGGGTGATGGCCTTAGTTGTTGTAATCTGCATTATGTGATGTTAATGGTGGTTGTTTGAGCAGTAGAAGGTTGTGTTAGATGAAACATGGTTTGTAACCACACATCTGTATCTTTCACTTTTCTATTTGCTTATTATGCATTCAACTTGTATCTAAAATTAGTGATGAGAAGGAAGAAATGGTTTTTAGGTtgtcataataaaatatttttaatatgagAAGTatgaaaatacgaaaataatgttgagtttggaaatttaaaaacaaaatcattCGTCCCTTCATAACTGCATACAAAATTGTGTAAAATAAGTAGGGGGGAGGCCATCGACAGCCAATCAAGAGTACTTAATTTTTTAGTGATTATGTTGAGATTTCCTATAAAGTTCTCTTCTTTTTTCCAAGAAATCCACAACTCTAGTGTAAACGGGGACATTGTCTTTGATCACAGGGTGTTCGCTGAAATGCCTGACCCAGGCATGGAGTCTTGGGAAGCTATCGGCTTTAATGAACTTTACTCCCCCCACCACCTCTTCCATGGGTGCCATTCCAAAAACAAGGTCAGCTATGCCAATTTGGTCGCCGCCAAAGAACTTTTTGTCTCCAAGACCATGTTCCTCAATCGTCCTCAGAATTTCATAGTTGTTTTTGATTGCCTTCTTCTGTTCTTCGCCGAATTTACGAAAGAATTCCCACTTATATTAATAAGGTTAGGATCAAACATTACTGGTCTGCCAGTGGTTTGAGACTAGATCCCTAGATTCGAAGGGTGAAATTGGTTTTAAAATGGATTAAttcgagttttaaaattttttggttaTAAAATGGATTAATtcgagttttaaatttttttttatcattttggattACTTGTTTTGGCCATTTTGGGTTCAATTTTATACACCAAACAAAACATTAATTATTGGCAAAAAGAAATTATTGTTACAAATATGCAATGCATAAAAAAAATATGCTACAAGAAAAAGAACACTCAATCCTTTTGCATTATTTCCCAATTTTTAGTTCTTAAACGATCAAAAGtaccttctttctttcttttttctagcTATTCTGTTGCGAATTCCTATAAAATTCTCTTATtatcttcaagaaatcaacaactTTAGTGTAATCAGGGACATTGTCTTTGATCACAGGGTGTTCGCTGAAATGCTTGACCCAAGCATGCAGGCGTGGGAAGCTATCGTCTTTAATAAACTTATATCCCACCACCTCTTCCATAGGCGCCAACATATGAATAATCATTCCAAAAACAAGATCAGCTATGCCAATTTGGTCGCCACCAAAGAACTTTTTGTCTCCAAGACCATGTTCCTCAATCGTCCTCAGAATTTCATAGTTGTTCTCGATTGCCTTCTGCTGTTCTTCGCCGAATTTACGAAAGAATTCCCACATTGGTTGAGTCTGCAAACTTAAGGTTAGGATCAAATATTACTGGTCTACAAGTGGTTTGAGACTAGATCCCCAGATTGGAGGGGTGAAATTGGTTTTGAAATGGAttaattcgaattttaaaattttttacattttgaattatatgttttggtcattttggGTTGGATTTTTTGATGGTGTAGCTTGTTTTTAAGTTTGGATTGGGCAAGTTTTGATCAGTCAATCCTGGATTTGACTTCACTccattactttatttattaatatcCAATGATCATTCACTAattaatattcacatttaataGATGGTCCTACACATTTAAATGGTGATGATAATTGTATTAGATATtattaatggaaaaaaaaagagtaatGGAGTGGATCTTAATCCGTTGATTCTAACCCAAACTCAAAAAATCAACCCAATTATATTGAATCCGAACAAAAAATGACTTATATCCAAAATGATTTAGAATAATCTTAATCCAAAATGACTTGATCAAGTACCTCGAATTGACTTGAACTCAAGATGATTCAagcagaaaaaaagaaaaagaaaaaaccaacTAGTAAATTAGAAATATCCAAACCGAAAATAACTCAAATATCACAAACTCAAAACtgatttaaacttgaaatgaCTCTGTCCCAAAACAACCCAAagttttaaaaactaaattggAATTATCAATTGAGCAAGTCTTAGCTCAATTGACACAGTTACTATTGCAATAACTAGAAAGACGTGGGTTTGAGTTTAAAGATAAGGAGAGGttataagtaaaaatacatgAGTTCAAAATATTGACTAATGATGATTAAATCAGacaaattaattgaattgaaCTTCCAGACTCGAATCAGAATTGACAAGAGAAAAAATTTGGGAAGAAAAAGTAGATTAAAAAAAATGAGGAGGCATATGACAAATATTGAACAAAATCAAGCAAACACATACCTTTTCCTCAATGAATTTGGCCCAAAATCTAGCTACGGATCTCTCGTAAGCATCTTTTGGCAACAAAGGATTATGTGGCCACACTTCATCTATATATTCCAAAATAACCAATGACTCTGCAATTGGCTTTCCTCCATGAACCAGCACTGGGATCTTTTTATGAACTGGGTTGTACTGCAACAACAGATCACTCTTATTATAAGGCAGATTTTCTTCAATGTATTCATATTCCACACCTTTTAGCTTTAATGCCCAAATGACCCTTCTACTAAAAGGACTTGCCCAAAACCCAAAGAGCTTCACTTCATCCATGGTGTAGTGTTTTGGTCTCTGTTTTGTGAAGTAAACTAGGGGCCATTATATAATTGTTTTAGGTGGGGGGATTTGTGAAGTAAAGTTTGAaattatagggattaaattgtaaagattccAAAACACGAGTTTTAGAACTAATTTATGTGGGTTGAGAATTTACAATTCTAAAaatagaatatgaaagtttaatggTTCAAAAATCATGGACTTATTTGTGGAAAATTTGATAAGATTTTAATAGtaggaattaaattataaaatctagaaattttgaaaaaaagaaaagaaaagaagagagacTGTTTTGCAAAACTAGACAAACTGGGATTTAAGgctgaattgaaaaaaaaaagacttccagggactaaattgtaaaatagtgTAAATTTGGGAgtttgggactaaatcataaaaactgtgtaattataattttaagggtTGTTTAgtaaatttggaaaaatataGGAGTGGAAATGAGCAGATTAGTTACATAAGTGTTTAAAtgtaatgtttgaaaattttactaaattaagtgtattaaactaaaataattgagtaaaaaaaattaaaacttgaattagTAAAGATTAGATACATTAAAGTGAAGAGAATTATATTATGAAGTATATC contains the following coding sequences:
- the LOC121214445 gene encoding uncharacterized protein → MEIQHFGHHHPLVFIQAHSVASKAALCLVCEKPVVGWSYGCNQCEFYLHRGCAELELAPKIQHPFHPKHPLTLLPKSSYSGFGICNFCLKKLGGFFYNCNDCSFYLHINCALLQSSIAANFPNSLHPHPLFFIQNHNNEVKSHCSGCQKPISGQIYHCSDCTYAYFNLHKECAELPLEINHPYDRRHPLTLLPQPPTHPPKCSCYLCRIQWKGFVYSCSLCNFDLSLDDFPFSSPTITVASHEHPWMLVSRKMSFVCDFCNCISLPRHIMITRHRHTISLSYSLRQNQVEDWMCKICYEEVDIRYGHYRCPASRCRYIAHVRCATDKAIWDGTIMPEGYDERSEEVVDEPWNLITDVVEQIRIGELMVASEIKHSYHDHNLRLTFSGKTKDDDSECDGCTRPISTPFYSCEQCRFFLHKDCAELPKEMPHPFHRHLLTLSNSHDRNGYSVCRAYRRYYQGYRYTC
- the LOC121214447 gene encoding uncharacterized protein, translated to MLLSDTLKHPSHEHSLVLVHNNEGTSCSACFRNLLSMDVAYRCMKRCDFSLAVGCASLPLTAWYKYDRHALTLTFSDDSEPSQLYCGLCEKEREPNRWFYYCADCDNSLHLNCAIGDLPYMKLGNKFKTHWHKHPFTVVKNIWNCPPCKVCGEVCNGQALECKESECNFTVHWNCHRRLLRII
- the LOC121214444 gene encoding uncharacterized protein, translated to MVASKIKHSYHDHNLRLTLSGKTNDDDSQCDGCTRPISTPFYSCEQCNFFIHKDCAELPKEMPHPFHKHLLTLSNSHDEYGYSYCVACRRRYQGFGYRCYKRGDCFYFGFDIQCMLLSDTLKHPSHEHSLFLVHNNEGVSCSACFQKLFSWEVAYRCMKRCNFSLDVGCATLPLTAWYKHDRHPLTLTFSDDSEPSQLYCDLCEKRRKPNR
- the LOC107927622 gene encoding probable glutathione S-transferase, with the translated sequence MDEVKLFGFWASPFSRRVIWALKLKGVEYEYIEENLPYNKSDLLLQYNPVHKKIPVLVHGGKPIAESLVILEYIDEVWPHNPLLPKDAYERSVARFWAKFIEEKTQPMWEFFRKFGEEQQKAIENNYEILRTIEEHGLGDKKFFGGDQIGIADLVFGMIIHMLAPMEEVVGYKFIKDDSFPRLHAWVKHFSEHPVIKDNVPDYTKVVDFLKIIREFYRNSQQNS